One Poecilia reticulata strain Guanapo linkage group LG4, Guppy_female_1.0+MT, whole genome shotgun sequence genomic window carries:
- the rubcn gene encoding run domain Beclin-1-interacting and cysteine-rich domain-containing protein isoform X4 codes for MMEVTAEGEAEERRREQWKLLSSLKTTVEGLVSTNNPNVWSRYGGLQRLHKDMNNILGHRLKNEQMYYKQRDYWPFVWCVRYISPHLAMHVEQFSHLEPVLSGGVHRAGESHKAEHWLLHSLQVHKLSAQLKPLLRHLGNTRKYYNDDAFLLSEPHVTAMFQCLEAVEQNNPKLLAQVDTVGLSPLKGSPCLSLLKSQSLCVLPGALGTWRNADTAPGGDSLNRRLTTSNCSLREAVAANYRPANTTAARSPKGNNTSEESINTKYTTSPASSAETPWVVVSRPGDGEQGVTPSPGSISVPHISLSESPSSSVQPEAGDSCDGDSDDGPEYLAIGNLGQRSRRDSRSSIHSSEQDQTKEPCTQQSSQTSTPPRRSSFSEGQRGLSRGAKAHTRSFSDTGISQKLRNESASDNSSMKDYSPFSPQRSDASTPSSLYMESYGPQYSSVPDGMFRKPSKGQSLISYLSEQDFGSCADLEKENAHFSISESLIAAIELMKYNMLRQEENGEEEGDSDSEIQQLKQKIRLRRQQIRRSRLPPCTTSQHHFHSTDSGGSRRSSQDSYQGLSDSGSAEEVEECELQDADIKRSVSSSGRSFLSSESISPSFLQSNSAESVAMGLLRQFEGMQLPAASELDWLVPEHDAPQKLLPIPDSLPISPDDGEHADIYKLRIRVRGNLEWAPPRPQIIFNIHPAPKRKIIVAKQNYRCAGCGTKIDPDYIKRLRYCEYLGRYFCQCCHENAQAIVPGRVLRKWDFSKYYVSNFARDLLSKISGDPLFNPSDINNGLYKKIKSLESVRVLRVQLFHMKNLFKTCRFARGVLDQFDSVPGHLTEDLHLFSLNDLTAVRNGELAPRLKELLKLGTMHVAGCVLCQAKGFVCEFCNNDKDIIFPFQLXKCQRCEECHACYHQSCFRTSKDCPRCRRLAERRERMARRNMEEQEDEGGGDLVPATR; via the exons ATGATGGAGGTTACGGCGGAGGGAGAGGCGGAGGAGCGCAG GAGGGAGCAATGGAAGCTGCTGTCCAGCCTGAAGACCACGGTGGAGGGCCTCGTGTCCACCAACAACCCCAACGTCTGGTCGCGGTACGGCGGCCTGCAGAGGCTGCACAAGGACATGAACAACATCCTCGGTCACAGACTGAAGAACGAGCAG ATGTACTACAAGCAGCGAGATTACTGGCCTTTTGTTTGGTGTGTTCGCTACATCAGCCCCCACCTCGCCATGCACGTTGAACAG ttcaGTCACCTGGAGCCGGTTCTGAGCGGCGGGGTGCACAGAGCCGGTGAGAGCCACAAGGCCGAGCACTGGTTGCTGCACAGCTTGCAGGTTCATAAGCTGTCAGCTCAGCTCAAACCTCTGCTGAGGCATCTGGGAAACACACGGAAATATTACAACG ACGACGCCTTCCTGCTGAGCGAGCCTCATGTGACGGCCATGTTTCAGTGTCTGGAGGCTGTGGAGCAGAATAATCCCAAACTGCTGGCCCAAGTAGACACGGTTGGG CTTTCCCCGCTGAAAGGCTCTCCGTGCCTGAGTCTGCTGAAGAGCCAGAGCCTGTGTGTGCTGCCAGGGGCCCTGGGGACCTGGAGGAACGCCGACACGGCTCCTGGAGGAGACTCTCTGAACCGCAGACTAACCACCTCAAACTGCTCTCTGCGAGAAGCGGTCGCAGCCAATTACAGGCCAGCAAACACTACAGCTGCTAGATCCCCTAAAGGCAACAACACAAGTGAAGAAAGCATCAATACCAAGT ACACTACCTCTCCAGCCAGCAGCGCGGAAACTCCCTGGGTGGTCGTGTCCAGGCCGGGGGATGGTGAACAAGGTGTGACGCCATCTCCTGGATCAATTTCCGTCCCTCATATCTCCCTGTCGGAGTCCCCATCCTCCTCCGTTCAGCCCGAGGCCGGGGACTCCTGCGATGGCGACTCCGACGACGGGCCGGAGTATCTGGCTATCGGTAACCTGGGGCAACGCAGTCGCCGCGATTCCCGAAGCTCCATCCACAGCAGCGAGCAGGACCAGACTAAGGAACCCTGCACACAGCAGAGTTCCCAGACCTCCACCCCTCCGAGGCGCTCGTCTTTCTCAGAGGGCCAGAGGGGCCTCAGCAGGGGGGCCAAAGCACACACCCGCTCGTTTTCGGACACGGGTATCAGTCAAAAACTCAGGAATG aaTCAGCAAGCGACAACTCCAGCATGAAAGACTACAGTCCCTTCTCTCCTCAGCGCAGCGATGCCAGCACCCCCAGTTCTCTTTACATGGAATCCT ATGGGCCCCAGTACAGCAGTGTGCCAGATGGGATGTTCAGGAAGCCATCGAAGGGACAGAGCCTCATCAGCTACCTGTCAGAGCAGGACTTTGGCAGCTGTGCTGACCTAGAAAAG GAAAATGCTCATTTCAGCATCTCGGAGTCCCTCATCGCCGCCATTGAGCTGATGAAGTACAACATGCTGCGCCAGGAGGAGAACGGCGAGGAGGAGGGAGACAGCGACTCCGAGATTCAGCAGCTCAAACAAAAAATCCGTCTGCGGAGGCAGCAGATCCGCCGCAGCCGTCTGCCGCCCTGCACAACCTCCCAGCACC ATTTCCACTCCACTGACAGCGGAGGCTCCAGGAGGAGCTCTCAGGACTCCTACCAGGGCCTGTCCGACTCCGGCTCGGccgaggaggtggaggagtgTGAACTGCAAG ATGCAGACATAAAGCGCAGCGTAAGCTCCAGTGGCAGGTCCTTCCTGAGCTCTGAATCCAT ctctccctccttcctccaGTCTAACTCGGCTGAGTCGGTGGCGATGGGTTTGCTAAGGCAGTTCGAGGGCATGCAGCTTCCTGCAGCTTCAGAGCTCGACTGGCTGGTCCCAGAGCACGATGCTCCACAGAAG CTGCTGCCTATTCCCGACTCTCTGCCCATCTCTCCTGATGACGGAGAGCACGCAGATATCTACAAGTTGAGGATTCGAGTTCGAGGCAACCTCGAGTGGGCGCCGCCGAGACCGCAAATCATCTTCAACATCCATCCTGCACCAAA GAGGAAGATCATTGTTGCCAAGCAGAACTACCGCTGTGCTGGATGCGGCACCAAAATTGACCCAG ACTACATCAAGCGTCTGCGATACTGCGAATACCTCGGCCGCTACTTCTGCCAGTGCTGCCACGAGAACGCCCAGGCGATYGTTCCCGGCCGAGTTCTCAGGAAGTGGGACTTCAGCAAGTACTACGTCAGCAACTTCGCCCGGGACCTGTTGAGCAAGATTTCAGGAGACCCTCTGTTCAACCCGAGTGACATCAACAACGGCTTGTACAAGAAGATCAAGTCTCTGGAGTCTGTCAGG gttttaaGAGTGcaactttttcacatgaaaaatcTCTTCAAGACTTGTCGCTTTGCCAGAGG GGTTCTTGACCAGTTYGACAGCGTGCCGGGTCACCTGACCGAGGACCTTCACCTCTTCTCGCTCAACGATCTCACTGCTGTTCGCAACGGAGAACTGGCTCCTCGGTTGAAAGAGCTGCTTAAGCTTGGCACCATGCATGTGGCTGGTTGCGTG tTGTGTCAGGCGAAGGGCTTTGTCTGCGAGTTCTGCAACAACGACAAAGACATCATCTTCCCTTTCCAGCTCRGCAAGTGCCAGCGCTGCGAAG AGTGCCACGCCTGTTACCATCAGAGCTGCTTCAGGACGAGTAAAGACTGCCCCCGGTGTAGGAGGCTGGCTGAGCGCCGGGAGAGGATGGCACGCAGAAACATGGAGGAGCAAGAGGACGAAGGAGGGGGAGACTTGGTGCCGGCAACACGATGA